The proteins below are encoded in one region of Ornithinimicrobium avium:
- a CDS encoding ABC transporter substrate-binding protein: MKRRTTTRRSSLLVALVATGSLVLSACGGGGDGGSTDGEGGTAAAGGGDASEVQVMTWWAQGSEKAGLEALVEVFNEQHPDTEFVNAALAGGAGSQAKQKLQADLQAGNPPDSFQAHAGAELQDYIDAGQIEDVSALYDEFGLTDVFPDTLMERLTNDGKIYSIPSNIHRSNVVWVNPAVLEEVGIDPSTPPADLDAWMADMQKVADAGKTPVSLGMDWTQTQLLENVLLAELGAEGYNGLWNGDTDWAGGEVNSALTKFGKIVEWSNEDRDGLDWEPALQKVMAGDAAYNVMGDWAVAAYDAQEMTAPDDYAYWPVPGTDGVFNFLADSFTMPVGAAHPGGTKAWLDTISSAEGQLAFNKVKGSIPARTDIEASEFPAYQQSAMEDFSSDTIVSSLAHGAAAPVAVLTAVNQAVVKFSQGASDVDTLQSELVSATEPLAG, translated from the coding sequence ATGAAGCGCAGGACGACGACACGTCGCAGCTCGCTGCTGGTCGCTCTCGTCGCCACGGGGAGCCTCGTGCTCTCCGCGTGCGGCGGCGGTGGTGACGGCGGGAGCACCGACGGCGAGGGCGGCACCGCAGCCGCAGGTGGCGGCGACGCCAGCGAGGTCCAGGTCATGACCTGGTGGGCCCAGGGCTCGGAGAAGGCCGGACTGGAGGCGCTCGTCGAGGTCTTCAACGAGCAGCACCCGGACACCGAGTTCGTCAACGCCGCGCTCGCCGGCGGCGCCGGCTCGCAGGCCAAGCAGAAGCTGCAGGCCGACCTGCAGGCCGGCAACCCGCCGGACAGCTTCCAGGCGCACGCCGGGGCCGAGCTGCAGGACTACATCGACGCCGGCCAGATCGAGGACGTCTCCGCGCTCTACGACGAGTTCGGCCTGACCGACGTCTTCCCCGACACGCTCATGGAGCGGCTGACCAACGACGGCAAGATCTACTCCATCCCGTCCAACATCCACCGCTCCAACGTGGTGTGGGTCAACCCGGCGGTCCTGGAGGAGGTCGGGATCGACCCGAGCACCCCGCCGGCCGACCTGGACGCCTGGATGGCCGACATGCAGAAGGTCGCGGACGCGGGCAAGACCCCGGTCTCCCTCGGCATGGACTGGACCCAGACCCAGCTGCTCGAGAACGTCCTGCTCGCCGAGCTGGGTGCCGAGGGCTACAACGGCCTGTGGAACGGCGACACCGACTGGGCCGGTGGCGAGGTGAACTCGGCGCTGACCAAGTTCGGCAAGATCGTCGAGTGGTCCAACGAGGACCGCGACGGCCTCGACTGGGAGCCGGCGCTGCAGAAGGTCATGGCCGGTGACGCCGCCTACAACGTGATGGGTGACTGGGCGGTCGCCGCCTACGACGCGCAGGAGATGACGGCGCCGGATGACTACGCCTACTGGCCGGTGCCCGGCACCGACGGTGTGTTCAACTTCCTGGCCGACTCCTTCACGATGCCGGTCGGCGCCGCCCACCCCGGCGGCACCAAGGCGTGGCTGGACACGATCTCCTCGGCCGAGGGCCAGCTGGCCTTCAACAAGGTCAAGGGCTCCATCCCGGCGCGCACCGACATCGAGGCCAGCGAGTTCCCGGCCTACCAGCAGTCGGCGATGGAGGACTTCTCCAGCGACACGATCGTCAGCTCGCTGGCGCACGGCGCCGCCGCCCCGGTCGCGGTGCTCACCGCCGTCAACCAGGCGGTCGTGAAGTTCAGCCAGGGCGCCTCGGACGTCGACACGCTCCAGAGCGAGCTGGTCAGCGCCACCGAGCCCCTCGCGGGCTGA
- a CDS encoding ROK family transcriptional regulator has translation MEKDRPAEAPLALSARRGRGSEADILRMLDEKTQLTRQQVAELTGLSRSTVADAVARLVEEGVVAESRPSAGGRGRPAQLLRRADPQGLLLGLDFGHNHLGVAVGAPSGQILRERTVDASVDEDPLRVLRQARDVAVELLAEEGTDLSGVVQTAAGMPGPMSVEGVVQIPSLLGNGKIMQPAKALSELLGMPVPTFNDTVLGAYGEMLAGAAVGVEDFIFVKASHGVGAAVVLGGRIHRGADGLAGEIGHTRLQDATARCRCGNRGCMETVAGVDGLAAELPAPYGPESLSSPSVGDPVVDRVVTDGGRAVGAILAPICNALNPALVVTGGVLGSGHADAFVKGVRGAIDQLAQPAIARNLEVVPAALGIRAELVGAVLLARREALR, from the coding sequence ATGGAAAAAGACCGGCCTGCGGAGGCGCCACTTGCGCTGTCCGCGCGGCGTGGCCGCGGAAGCGAGGCCGATATCCTCCGGATGTTGGATGAAAAGACGCAGCTGACGCGCCAGCAGGTCGCCGAGCTGACCGGGCTCTCGCGCAGCACCGTGGCCGACGCGGTGGCGCGCCTGGTCGAGGAGGGCGTGGTGGCCGAGAGCCGGCCCAGCGCGGGCGGTCGGGGGCGTCCGGCGCAGCTGCTCCGCAGGGCCGACCCGCAGGGGCTGCTCCTGGGGCTGGACTTCGGGCACAACCACCTGGGGGTCGCGGTGGGTGCGCCCTCGGGGCAGATCCTGCGCGAGCGCACCGTGGACGCGAGCGTGGACGAGGATCCGCTGCGCGTGCTGCGCCAGGCGCGCGACGTCGCCGTCGAGCTGCTCGCCGAGGAGGGCACCGACCTCTCCGGCGTGGTGCAGACGGCCGCCGGGATGCCCGGCCCGATGAGCGTCGAGGGGGTCGTGCAGATCCCCTCCCTGCTGGGCAACGGCAAGATCATGCAACCGGCCAAGGCGCTGTCCGAGCTGCTGGGGATGCCGGTGCCGACGTTCAACGACACGGTGCTGGGCGCCTACGGCGAGATGCTCGCCGGGGCGGCGGTCGGCGTGGAGGACTTCATCTTCGTCAAGGCCTCGCACGGCGTGGGCGCCGCCGTGGTGCTGGGCGGCCGGATCCACCGCGGCGCCGACGGCCTGGCCGGCGAGATCGGCCACACCCGCCTCCAGGACGCCACGGCCCGCTGCCGGTGCGGCAACCGGGGCTGCATGGAGACCGTGGCCGGCGTGGACGGCCTGGCCGCCGAGCTGCCCGCTCCCTACGGCCCGGAGTCGCTCAGCTCCCCCAGCGTCGGCGACCCGGTCGTGGACCGCGTGGTCACCGACGGCGGCCGCGCCGTCGGCGCCATCCTCGCGCCCATCTGCAACGCGCTCAACCCTGCCCTCGTCGTCACCGGCGGGGTCCTCGGCAGCGGCCACGCCGACGCCTTCGTCAAGGGCGTCCGCGGTGCCATCGACCAGCTGGCCCAGCCCGCCATCGCCCGCAACCTCGAGGTCGTGCCCGCCGCCCTCGGCATCCGTGCCGAGCTCGTCGGCGCAGTGCTGCTGGCCCGCCGGGAGGCGCTGCGCTAG
- a CDS encoding sialidase family protein — MSYIERIPELMTRTSTTTRTRALRLLAAAGALSLLFPAAASAAHLEPHPDYDATPFWAGNPTYTEQDLAVPGVGGFPNYRIPALTVTNDGTLLASYDGRPTGGDAPGPNSILQRVSRDGGQTWQEQTVVHGGVPGAEKVGYSDPSYIVDRETGHIFNFHVKSYDQGFAGSRPGVDPDDRNVLHAEVSVSVDGGTTWEHQVITADITPDLSWRSRFAASGQGIQLKYGPHAGRLIQQYTIINGAGTFQAVSVYSDDHGQTWQAGEPVGTGMDENKTVELSDGRVMLNSRDSAGSKFRKVAISEDGGVTYGEVRIDTELPDPTNNASIVRAFPNADEDSARAKVLLFSNADSQSGRTNGTVRASCDDGENWPIAKAFAPGAATAYSTLATLPDGNVGLLYEPGHSSIRFAEFNLAWLEGLCAPLVAEELSIERGTAATSTVVVTNQLGPVIKDATVVADAPQGWTVEISEVPRRLTPGRSAELSVDVDVPASASGGTYRIPLTLTDSSGRSSQGTLVAVVPKSADEVDGRISVTGGTVLHPKTEPYVVGDRISFHYRVTNLSDAATTVVPSGNLRDLDPAVDSRNCRWRNLPAHDAYNCNFPYHVVTAEDLEAGSFTPRTTWTSTSGEDVTAVALDGPAVQLP, encoded by the coding sequence ATGTCTTATATCGAGAGGATCCCCGAGCTCATGACCCGCACGTCGACGACGACCCGCACCCGCGCCCTGCGTCTGCTGGCGGCCGCAGGCGCCCTGTCGCTCCTGTTCCCGGCCGCCGCCAGCGCGGCGCATCTGGAGCCTCACCCCGACTACGACGCCACCCCCTTCTGGGCAGGCAACCCGACCTACACCGAGCAGGACCTCGCGGTCCCCGGCGTGGGCGGGTTCCCGAACTACCGCATCCCGGCGCTGACCGTGACCAACGACGGCACGCTGCTCGCGTCCTACGACGGACGCCCGACCGGCGGCGACGCACCCGGGCCCAACTCCATACTCCAGCGGGTGTCGCGCGACGGCGGCCAGACCTGGCAGGAGCAGACGGTCGTCCACGGCGGGGTGCCGGGCGCGGAGAAGGTCGGCTACTCCGACCCCAGCTACATCGTCGACCGGGAGACCGGACACATCTTCAACTTCCACGTGAAGTCCTACGACCAAGGCTTCGCCGGCTCGCGCCCCGGTGTCGACCCCGACGACCGCAACGTGCTGCACGCCGAGGTCAGCGTGTCCGTCGACGGCGGCACGACGTGGGAGCACCAGGTGATCACCGCCGACATCACGCCCGACCTGTCGTGGCGCTCACGCTTCGCAGCCAGCGGCCAGGGCATCCAGCTCAAGTACGGCCCGCATGCCGGCCGCCTGATCCAGCAGTACACGATCATCAACGGTGCGGGCACCTTCCAGGCGGTCTCCGTCTACTCCGACGACCACGGGCAGACCTGGCAGGCGGGGGAGCCGGTCGGCACCGGCATGGATGAGAACAAGACCGTCGAGCTCTCCGACGGCCGCGTCATGCTCAACTCGCGCGACTCGGCGGGGTCGAAGTTCCGCAAGGTCGCGATCAGCGAGGACGGCGGTGTCACCTACGGCGAGGTCCGGATCGACACCGAGCTGCCGGACCCCACCAACAACGCTTCGATCGTCCGCGCCTTCCCCAACGCCGACGAGGACAGCGCACGCGCCAAGGTCCTGCTCTTCTCCAACGCCGACAGCCAGAGCGGCCGCACCAACGGCACGGTCCGCGCCAGCTGCGACGACGGCGAGAACTGGCCCATCGCCAAGGCGTTCGCACCGGGCGCGGCGACCGCATACTCCACGCTGGCCACCCTGCCGGACGGCAACGTCGGCCTCCTCTACGAGCCGGGCCACTCGAGCATCAGGTTTGCAGAGTTCAACCTCGCGTGGCTCGAGGGCCTGTGCGCACCGCTCGTTGCCGAGGAGCTGAGCATCGAGCGTGGGACCGCCGCGACCTCCACGGTGGTGGTGACCAACCAGCTCGGCCCGGTGATCAAGGACGCGACGGTCGTCGCCGACGCCCCGCAGGGCTGGACGGTCGAGATCTCCGAGGTGCCCAGGCGTCTGACGCCGGGCCGCAGCGCCGAGCTCTCGGTAGACGTCGACGTGCCGGCGAGCGCCAGCGGAGGGACCTACCGCATCCCGCTCACCCTCACCGACTCATCCGGGCGCAGCTCGCAGGGCACCCTCGTCGCCGTGGTGCCCAAGAGCGCGGACGAGGTCGACGGGCGGATCAGCGTGACGGGGGGAACGGTCCTGCATCCCAAGACCGAGCCGTATGTCGTGGGTGACCGCATCTCCTTCCACTACCGCGTCACCAACCTCAGCGACGCCGCGACCACGGTCGTCCCCAGCGGCAACCTGCGCGACCTCGACCCTGCGGTCGACTCCCGCAACTGCCGCTGGCGCAACCTGCCGGCCCACGACGCCTACAACTGCAACTTCCCCTACCACGTGGTGACGGCGGAGGACCTGGAAGCTGGATCGTTCACGCCGAGGACGACGTGGACCTCCACCTCCGGGGAGGACGTGACCGCCGTCGCGCTCGACGGGCCGGCGGTGCAGCTGCCCTGA
- a CDS encoding Gfo/Idh/MocA family protein, with the protein MRYGIVGTGYFGAELARVAAALPEGAVTRVYSPEHAIPLAQEVGAQVAADALEVCIADDVEAVIVASPNDVHVEPALAAAAAGKHVFCEKPVALSYADAASMVGAARTAGVTFMAGHVTQFMHGVREARRRIADGEIGRLLVAQAARTGWEPPAEQVSWKKMRERSGGHLFHHIHELDLVLAVMGAAERVVMSGGNLAHRGAGHGDEDDVLLAVLEHEDGSRSQLQWGSAYRWPEHHVTFQGTLGAIRVDLQDVGVTMRTERGTTTWPLHSSWAEDAERREEYAAASGGGGVTYGAPGARPPGWLRRIMREELEWFEDVVAGRLEPERALAGLTDGQAALTSIATAEALTISLAEDRKVSTAEVSG; encoded by the coding sequence ATGCGCTACGGGATCGTCGGCACCGGCTACTTCGGGGCGGAGCTGGCGCGCGTCGCCGCAGCCCTGCCCGAGGGAGCGGTGACGCGCGTGTACTCCCCGGAGCACGCCATACCGCTCGCGCAGGAGGTCGGGGCACAGGTGGCGGCCGACGCGCTGGAGGTGTGCATCGCGGACGACGTCGAGGCGGTGATCGTCGCCAGCCCCAACGACGTGCACGTCGAGCCGGCGCTGGCCGCGGCGGCGGCGGGCAAGCACGTGTTCTGCGAGAAGCCGGTCGCGCTGTCCTACGCCGACGCGGCGTCGATGGTGGGGGCGGCGCGGACCGCGGGCGTGACGTTCATGGCGGGGCACGTGACGCAGTTCATGCACGGGGTGCGCGAGGCCCGTCGCCGGATCGCGGACGGCGAGATCGGGCGGCTGCTCGTCGCGCAGGCCGCGCGCACGGGGTGGGAGCCGCCGGCGGAGCAGGTGAGCTGGAAGAAGATGCGCGAGCGCTCCGGCGGCCACCTCTTCCACCACATCCACGAGCTGGACCTGGTCCTGGCGGTGATGGGCGCGGCCGAGCGCGTGGTGATGTCCGGCGGGAACCTCGCGCACCGGGGCGCCGGGCACGGCGACGAGGACGACGTGCTGCTGGCCGTGCTCGAGCACGAGGACGGGAGCCGCTCGCAGCTGCAGTGGGGGTCGGCGTACCGCTGGCCCGAGCATCACGTGACCTTCCAGGGGACGCTCGGCGCGATCCGGGTGGACCTGCAGGACGTGGGCGTCACGATGCGCACCGAGCGCGGGACCACCACCTGGCCCCTGCACAGCAGCTGGGCGGAGGACGCCGAGCGGCGCGAGGAGTATGCCGCAGCCTCCGGCGGCGGAGGCGTCACCTACGGGGCGCCCGGGGCGCGGCCGCCGGGCTGGCTGCGGCGGATCATGCGCGAGGAGCTCGAGTGGTTCGAGGACGTCGTCGCCGGTCGGCTGGAGCCGGAGCGCGCGCTGGCGGGGCTGACGGACGGGCAGGCGGCGCTGACCTCGATCGCCACGGCGGAGGCGCTGACGATCTCGCTGGCCGAGGACCGGAAGGTCTCCACGGCCGAGGTGAGCGGCTGA
- a CDS encoding aminoglycoside phosphotransferase, translated as MAYPLQQRDAVRPPPEIFDLFAVPADPVPVDGGRGHSVRAGDLVLSPGRDAATAAWLNPVLARLAARLDHEEPRSLRIAMPIPSRDLRWVVDGWGASRSEPDARPCRDLDVLLATARLLHAHLAGVVASRPTALAAREDRWSRAEQATFGPEPPLGVLGRDLAAEWEVADLGPDQLVHGDLAGNVLLDSAGLPVVIDVAPCWRPSLWAEAVVVLDAVLWLGADPDVLAGWTSGKQRQAMLRAALFRLLSDVKPEVGRYRALLLA; from the coding sequence GTGGCGTACCCCCTCCAGCAGCGTGACGCCGTGCGCCCCCCGCCCGAGATCTTCGACCTGTTCGCGGTGCCGGCGGATCCTGTGCCGGTCGACGGGGGCCGTGGACACAGCGTCCGCGCCGGTGACCTCGTGCTCTCGCCCGGGCGGGACGCGGCGACCGCGGCCTGGCTCAACCCGGTCCTCGCCCGCCTCGCGGCCCGGCTGGACCACGAGGAGCCGAGGTCGCTGCGGATCGCCATGCCGATCCCGTCGCGCGACCTGCGCTGGGTCGTCGACGGATGGGGAGCGAGCCGCTCCGAGCCCGACGCCCGGCCGTGCCGGGACCTGGACGTCCTGCTAGCCACCGCCCGCCTGCTGCACGCGCACCTTGCGGGCGTGGTCGCATCAAGGCCGACGGCGCTCGCCGCCCGGGAGGACCGGTGGTCCCGCGCCGAGCAGGCGACCTTCGGGCCGGAGCCACCCCTGGGCGTCCTCGGCCGTGACCTCGCGGCGGAGTGGGAGGTAGCCGACCTCGGCCCGGACCAGCTCGTGCACGGCGACCTCGCCGGCAACGTCCTGCTCGACTCCGCGGGGCTGCCGGTGGTGATCGACGTCGCGCCCTGCTGGCGTCCGTCGCTGTGGGCCGAAGCGGTGGTGGTCCTGGACGCGGTCCTGTGGCTCGGTGCCGACCCCGACGTGCTGGCTGGGTGGACCAGCGGCAAGCAGCGGCAGGCCATGCTGCGGGCCGCGCTGTTCCGCTTGCTCAGCGACGTCAAGCCGGAGGTCGGGCGCTACCGGGCCCTGCTGCTGGCGTGA
- a CDS encoding DUF6318 family protein, giving the protein MKRSAIVAVGLCLAVLSGCSQTPEPSPPPSSEDALTTSTPDKSEATSEAPPTDAAETEEPEADGPPQMPEEATEQTEAGAEAFVEYYLNTLNAARASRDASELQRLATEECESCRNFEESATSGSSDPLEYDVESATMSSLLATVQVAVVDGSTSGTAYFTLEWDSAWRVSAVQAKA; this is encoded by the coding sequence GTGAAGCGATCCGCCATCGTCGCCGTCGGCCTGTGCCTGGCCGTGCTGTCCGGCTGCAGCCAGACGCCCGAGCCGAGCCCGCCGCCATCCAGCGAGGACGCGCTGACGACGTCCACGCCGGACAAGAGCGAGGCGACGAGCGAGGCCCCGCCCACGGACGCTGCCGAGACTGAGGAGCCCGAGGCCGACGGCCCGCCGCAGATGCCGGAGGAGGCGACGGAACAGACTGAAGCGGGAGCGGAGGCGTTCGTAGAGTACTACCTGAACACACTTAACGCGGCCCGCGCTTCGAGAGACGCCAGCGAGCTCCAGCGCTTGGCGACCGAAGAATGCGAGTCCTGCCGAAACTTTGAGGAAAGCGCCACATCAGGCAGCTCTGACCCCCTGGAGTACGACGTGGAGAGCGCCACCATGTCGAGCCTCTTAGCCACAGTGCAAGTGGCGGTCGTGGATGGATCCACCTCGGGTACGGCCTACTTCACGCTGGAATGGGACTCCGCATGGAGAGTCTCTGCTGTGCAGGCCAAGGCATGA
- a CDS encoding glycoside hydrolase family 3 N-terminal domain-containing protein, with protein MFKLIATTTLLAGLLCPAAPPITSAAITSAAVTSAAVQPAATRPASVPASRSASGVTDRSASEALAGMSLEQRVGQLFMVASPATGATSGTVRAITDHHVGNAYLSGRSSDGLIDTRHLADRLQRLSTVSRTDNTALLVATDQEGGYVQVLSGPGISRIPTALTQGTWSRSTLRSRAATWSAQLRGAGVNLNLAPVLDKVTAAWAPYNEPIGQYDREYGHSSGRVTDKGLAFLEGMESRNVGATVKHFPTLGRVRYNTDTHSGVVDSRTTTSSSYLDPFRAAVAHGTESVMVSTAYYSQIDPDHPAAFSRTIITGLLREQMGYDGMVISDDLGNAAQVQAWSPGTRAVDFIDAGGDVVLTGSTSDVPAMVDAVLARAQTSSAFRDKVDASALRVLKVKESLGLLRQYSRLNETGQLDPTTVSALQVYLRVTATGRWDAHTRKTLQRTVGTSIDGDWGPRSQAALQDFLGISRDGSGGLNDRTVTALQEYLNAQR; from the coding sequence ATGTTCAAGCTGATCGCGACCACGACCCTCCTGGCCGGCCTGCTGTGCCCGGCCGCACCGCCCATCACGTCAGCAGCCATCACGTCAGCAGCCGTCACGTCGGCGGCCGTCCAGCCGGCCGCCACCCGGCCGGCCTCCGTCCCCGCGTCCCGGTCAGCGTCCGGCGTCACCGACCGGAGCGCGTCGGAGGCCCTGGCCGGGATGAGCCTGGAGCAACGGGTGGGCCAGCTGTTCATGGTGGCCTCCCCGGCCACCGGCGCCACCTCCGGGACCGTCCGGGCGATCACCGACCACCACGTCGGCAACGCCTACCTCAGCGGCCGCAGCAGCGACGGGCTCATCGACACCCGCCACCTCGCCGACCGGCTGCAGCGGCTCTCCACGGTGAGCCGCACCGACAACACCGCCCTGCTCGTCGCCACCGACCAGGAGGGCGGCTACGTCCAGGTGCTCTCGGGGCCCGGCATCTCCCGCATCCCGACCGCCCTCACCCAGGGCACGTGGAGCAGATCGACCCTGCGGTCGCGCGCCGCGACGTGGTCGGCCCAGCTGCGCGGCGCCGGGGTGAACCTCAACCTGGCGCCGGTCCTGGACAAGGTCACCGCAGCATGGGCCCCGTACAACGAGCCGATCGGGCAGTACGACCGCGAGTACGGCCACAGCTCCGGCCGGGTCACCGACAAGGGGCTCGCCTTCCTGGAGGGTATGGAGTCGCGCAACGTGGGGGCGACCGTCAAGCACTTCCCCACGCTGGGTCGGGTGCGCTACAACACCGACACCCACTCCGGCGTCGTCGACTCCAGGACGACGACCAGCTCGTCATACCTCGACCCGTTCCGCGCGGCGGTCGCGCACGGGACCGAGTCGGTGATGGTCTCGACCGCCTACTACTCCCAGATCGATCCCGACCACCCGGCAGCGTTCTCGCGGACCATCATCACCGGGCTGCTGCGCGAGCAGATGGGTTACGACGGGATGGTCATCAGCGACGACCTCGGCAACGCGGCACAGGTGCAGGCCTGGAGCCCGGGGACCCGTGCGGTCGACTTCATCGACGCCGGCGGGGACGTCGTGCTCACCGGCAGCACCTCCGACGTGCCGGCCATGGTGGACGCGGTCCTGGCCCGGGCGCAGACCAGCTCCGCCTTCCGTGACAAGGTCGACGCCTCGGCGCTGCGCGTCCTGAAGGTGAAGGAATCCCTCGGGCTGCTGCGGCAGTACTCCCGGCTGAACGAGACCGGGCAGCTGGACCCCACCACGGTGAGCGCGCTGCAGGTCTACCTGCGGGTCACCGCCACCGGTCGCTGGGACGCCCACACGCGCAAGACGCTGCAGCGCACGGTCGGGACGTCGATCGACGGCGACTGGGGGCCGCGCTCCCAGGCCGCTCTCCAGGACTTCCTGGGGATCAGCCGGGACGGCTCGGGCGGCCTGAACGACCGCACCGTCACCGCCCTGCAGGAGTACCTGAACGCGCAGCGCTAG
- a CDS encoding L,D-transpeptidase family protein, with product MRAADGDFGELTQQAVWAVQKHNGLERDAVVGPITRAALDAGSVPAPVGGSGSRVEVHLAAQLLLVVRGGRTRRVLSTSTGSGEYYWLDGRRYRATTPTGSWRVYSTWSQGWQSGPLGPMWRPMYYDGGFAVHGSSSIPPWPASHGCSRLSTRAMDMLWSTGYLQLGTRVGVVDA from the coding sequence GTGCGGGCGGCGGACGGCGACTTCGGCGAGCTGACGCAGCAGGCGGTGTGGGCCGTGCAGAAGCACAACGGCCTGGAGCGCGACGCGGTCGTCGGGCCGATCACGCGCGCGGCGCTCGACGCGGGAAGCGTGCCGGCACCGGTGGGCGGTTCCGGCTCACGCGTCGAGGTGCACCTGGCCGCGCAGCTGCTCCTCGTCGTGCGCGGCGGCCGGACCCGGCGGGTGCTGAGCACGAGCACCGGCAGCGGTGAGTACTACTGGCTCGACGGACGCCGCTACCGCGCGACGACACCGACCGGCTCGTGGCGGGTCTACTCGACGTGGTCGCAGGGATGGCAGTCCGGACCGCTGGGACCGATGTGGCGGCCGATGTACTACGACGGAGGCTTCGCCGTCCACGGCTCGAGCTCCATACCCCCGTGGCCGGCGTCGCACGGGTGCAGCCGGCTGTCGACGCGGGCGATGGACATGCTCTGGAGCACGGGCTATCTGCAGCTCGGCACGAGGGTCGGCGTGGTGGACGCCTGA
- a CDS encoding peptidoglycan-binding domain-containing protein produces the protein MGDVQGMEVARRSASARELYRGCRGSDVIALQRRMAGLGYWCGRRTATSAS, from the coding sequence ATGGGTGATGTCCAGGGTATGGAGGTCGCGCGCCGCTCGGCGTCGGCGAGGGAGCTCTACCGAGGGTGCCGGGGGTCCGACGTGATCGCCCTGCAGCGACGGATGGCCGGGCTGGGCTACTGGTGCGGGCGGCGGACGGCGACTTCGGCGAGCTGA
- a CDS encoding LLM class flavin-dependent oxidoreductase, whose translation MPIPTRRVPLSVLDLAPRSQGMTPQQALQESTRLAQEVDRLGYHRYWMAEHHGSETFMSSATALLLGHMAHHTDRIRLGAGGVMLPNHSPLMVAEYYGTLATLHGDRFDLGLGRAPGTDPMTAAALARSSGQLQDFASEVAALRDYLGDTPSLPHGRGVVRALPGEGTHVPLWMLGSSTGGAQVAAALGLPFSFASHFAPDQIREALLVYRDRFRADAQTAQVDRPTVMAGVNVLVAPTQEEADHLFTTAQLMAIRIRSGQPGPLDPPVESLADAVPEQLLALAGAHQAVRAVGPPELVAERLEEFAAEHELDELILTTYAYDPELRRRSFRLLAQAWGMTAGG comes from the coding sequence ATGCCCATCCCCACCCGTCGCGTGCCCCTGTCCGTCCTCGACCTCGCGCCCCGCTCGCAGGGCATGACGCCGCAGCAGGCGCTGCAGGAGTCGACGAGGCTGGCCCAGGAGGTGGACCGGCTGGGCTACCACCGCTACTGGATGGCCGAGCACCACGGCTCGGAGACCTTCATGTCCTCGGCGACCGCGCTGCTCCTGGGACACATGGCGCACCACACCGACCGCATCCGTCTGGGCGCCGGCGGCGTCATGCTGCCCAACCACTCCCCGCTCATGGTCGCCGAGTACTACGGCACCCTCGCCACCCTCCACGGCGACCGCTTCGACCTCGGGCTCGGCCGGGCGCCCGGCACCGATCCGATGACCGCCGCCGCGCTCGCCAGGTCGAGCGGGCAGCTCCAGGACTTCGCCTCCGAGGTGGCCGCGCTGCGCGACTACCTGGGCGACACGCCGAGCCTGCCGCACGGCCGCGGCGTCGTGCGTGCCCTCCCCGGGGAGGGCACGCACGTGCCGTTGTGGATGCTCGGCTCCTCCACGGGCGGGGCCCAGGTCGCGGCCGCGCTCGGGCTGCCGTTCAGCTTCGCCTCGCACTTCGCGCCGGACCAGATCCGCGAGGCGCTGCTGGTCTACCGCGACCGGTTCCGCGCCGACGCGCAGACCGCGCAGGTGGACCGGCCCACCGTGATGGCCGGCGTCAACGTGCTGGTCGCACCCACCCAGGAGGAGGCCGACCACCTGTTCACCACCGCCCAGCTGATGGCGATCCGCATCCGCAGCGGGCAGCCCGGGCCGCTCGACCCGCCGGTGGAGTCGCTGGCCGACGCCGTCCCCGAGCAGCTGCTCGCCCTGGCCGGCGCGCACCAGGCCGTCCGGGCGGTCGGCCCGCCGGAGCTGGTCGCCGAGCGGCTCGAGGAGTTCGCCGCCGAGCACGAGCTCGACGAACTGATCCTGACGACCTACGCCTACGACCCCGAGCTGCGCCGCCGCTCCTTCCGGCTGCTGGCGCAGGCCTGGGGGATGACCGCGGGCGGCTGA